A genomic segment from Geitlerinema sp. PCC 7407 encodes:
- a CDS encoding AAA-like domain-containing protein, with protein sequence MLASQNPNYAYQVGGSLPLYSASYVRRQADEDLLTGLLNGEFCYVFNARQMGKSSLRVQTLHRLQARGVRCGVLDMTAIGTHEITAEQWYASVIGFLVKEFRLTLPLAQWWRDRAHLSLISRLGEFLESVLLCQIGEPVVIFIDEIDSVLSLPFSVDDFFALIRACYNRRAEQEAYRRLSFALFGVATPRDLIADPTRTPFNIGRAIELDGFQFAEATPLLTGLGQISASPAEILHRVLTWTGGQPFLTQKLCDLIARQLGQEGAAGPETPPLAGKALVDWVVYARILQNWEAQDEPEHLKTIRDRLLYDEAKTGRLLGLYQRLLGVSGPLEPEELTTKFLKPPVATESVPFDNSAEQTALLLSGLVERRGSGLSIKNPIYQAVFNPGWVAKQLDALRPYAPNLRLWAQSGFADSSRLLRGQALQEVLAWAEGRSLSDLDYRFMAASQECDRQEVQAHLEAERLQEVEARLELERQRSLEQSQSLNRQRTLLGVLSGAMVMAIAFGLLAYSQYQRTALSELRAIALSSDALFASNQRLDALIQAIKGQQRLRRLDFSAPDLRDTLDASLRRVLLSIQEANRLSGHRSAVLTVAFSPDGQQLVSGSVDGSLKFWRRDGHLLRTLQGHQSVIRVVRFSPRGDLFASTGDDKTIKLWTPSGDLVRTIPTQIGGIWSLDFSPDGSSLIVGGSNDLIEEHSIRGPLIQTLRETNVGVRAVAFSPDGKTIAAGCMDNTIKLWTRDGVLRQTLRGHDGPVQSLAFSPDGALMVSGSDDRTIKLWQQDGTLLSTLPAHETMVKELRFHPDGQSFASASWDKTIKLWTRDGRLLNTLRGHDAAIWGMAFSPDGRAIASAGAENTVILWKTQSDFQQRFYGLTGSTRKLLFSPDGASIALVGTDKTIKLWTSHGRPLKAISGHTGSLTSIDISPDGQEFASSSEDKTIRLWSRDGTPLKTLTGHTSTALSVVWHPDGQSLASSDVEGVILLWSADGTRLKTLRGHRASVWDVGFSPDGELLASGGNDSLAKIWSREGRLLHTLEGHQAAVWKVVFSPDGQLLATGSGDKTAKLWTRDGQLVATLAGHQAAIWGIAFSPDGQMIATASVDATIRLWRRDGQLITTLEGHQSGVRSVAFHPTAPILASAGDDQTLMLWDLNQILSLDPLQYACGWVGDFLRTNPTVEPGDRTLCRDLPRSPRTP encoded by the coding sequence ATGCTGGCTTCCCAAAATCCCAACTACGCCTATCAGGTCGGGGGCAGTCTGCCGCTCTATTCGGCCAGCTATGTGCGCCGCCAAGCCGATGAGGATCTGCTGACCGGCTTGCTCAACGGAGAGTTCTGCTACGTGTTCAACGCGCGGCAGATGGGCAAGTCGAGTCTGCGGGTGCAAACGCTGCACCGATTGCAGGCGCGGGGGGTGCGGTGTGGGGTGCTGGACATGACGGCGATCGGCACCCACGAGATCACGGCGGAGCAGTGGTACGCGTCGGTGATTGGCTTTTTGGTGAAGGAATTTCGCCTGACGCTGCCTCTGGCCCAGTGGTGGCGCGATCGCGCCCATCTCTCGCTGATCAGCCGCCTGGGGGAGTTTCTGGAGTCGGTGCTGCTCTGCCAGATTGGGGAGCCCGTCGTGATTTTCATCGATGAAATCGACAGCGTTCTGAGCCTGCCGTTTTCGGTGGATGATTTCTTTGCCCTGATCCGCGCCTGCTACAATCGCCGGGCCGAGCAGGAAGCGTACCGGCGGCTTTCCTTTGCGCTGTTTGGGGTGGCGACGCCCCGCGACCTGATTGCCGATCCGACCCGCACACCGTTCAATATTGGCCGCGCCATTGAGCTCGACGGCTTTCAGTTCGCTGAGGCCACGCCCTTGCTGACCGGCTTGGGCCAGATCAGCGCGTCGCCAGCGGAAATCTTGCACCGGGTGCTGACCTGGACCGGGGGACAGCCATTCTTGACCCAAAAGCTCTGCGATCTGATCGCGCGCCAGCTTGGCCAAGAGGGCGCGGCAGGTCCTGAGACGCCGCCTTTGGCGGGTAAGGCGCTGGTGGATTGGGTGGTGTACGCGCGTATCCTCCAGAACTGGGAGGCTCAAGATGAGCCCGAGCACCTCAAAACGATTCGCGATCGCCTGCTGTACGACGAGGCCAAAACGGGCCGACTGCTGGGCCTCTATCAGCGCCTGCTGGGAGTCTCGGGGCCGCTGGAGCCAGAGGAGCTGACCACAAAATTTCTCAAGCCTCCGGTGGCCACTGAGAGCGTGCCGTTTGATAACTCTGCGGAGCAGACGGCGCTGCTGCTCTCGGGGCTGGTGGAGCGGCGCGGCAGCGGCCTGAGCATCAAAAATCCAATTTATCAGGCGGTTTTCAATCCTGGGTGGGTGGCCAAACAGCTGGACGCCCTGCGGCCCTACGCGCCCAACCTCCGGCTGTGGGCTCAGTCGGGGTTCGCAGACAGCTCTCGCCTGCTGCGGGGTCAGGCGCTGCAAGAAGTGCTGGCCTGGGCAGAGGGCAGGAGCCTGAGCGATCTGGACTACCGGTTTATGGCGGCCAGTCAGGAGTGCGATCGCCAGGAGGTGCAGGCGCACCTAGAGGCGGAACGGCTCCAAGAGGTCGAAGCTCGGCTGGAGCTCGAGCGTCAACGCAGCCTGGAGCAGAGCCAGAGCCTGAACCGTCAGCGCACGCTGTTGGGAGTGCTCAGCGGGGCGATGGTGATGGCGATCGCCTTTGGCTTGCTGGCCTACAGTCAATATCAGCGCACTGCTCTGAGCGAACTGCGGGCGATCGCCCTGTCCTCCGACGCCCTCTTCGCCTCCAACCAGCGGCTAGACGCCCTGATCCAGGCCATCAAAGGCCAGCAGCGCCTGCGCCGCCTGGACTTCTCTGCCCCTGACCTGCGCGACACCCTCGATGCCAGCCTGCGCCGCGTCCTGCTGAGCATCCAGGAAGCCAATCGCCTCAGCGGTCACCGCAGCGCAGTGCTGACCGTCGCCTTTAGCCCCGATGGTCAGCAGTTGGTGTCCGGCAGCGTAGACGGCAGCCTCAAGTTTTGGCGGCGCGATGGCCACCTGCTGCGCACCCTCCAGGGCCACCAGAGCGTCATCCGAGTCGTGCGCTTTAGCCCTCGCGGAGATCTGTTTGCCTCCACCGGCGACGACAAAACCATCAAGCTGTGGACCCCCAGCGGGGATCTGGTGCGGACCATCCCTACCCAAATCGGCGGGATCTGGAGCCTGGACTTTAGCCCTGACGGCAGCAGCCTGATTGTCGGTGGCAGCAACGACCTGATCGAGGAGCACAGCATCAGGGGGCCGCTGATCCAGACGCTGCGAGAGACGAACGTGGGAGTGCGGGCCGTTGCCTTTAGCCCCGATGGCAAGACGATCGCCGCCGGGTGCATGGACAACACGATCAAGCTGTGGACCCGCGATGGCGTGCTGCGGCAAACCCTGCGCGGCCACGACGGCCCAGTCCAGTCTCTGGCCTTTAGCCCCGACGGAGCGCTGATGGTCTCGGGCAGCGACGATCGAACCATCAAGCTATGGCAGCAGGACGGCACCCTCCTTAGCACCCTGCCCGCCCACGAGACCATGGTGAAAGAACTGCGCTTCCATCCCGACGGCCAGAGCTTCGCTTCGGCGAGCTGGGACAAAACCATCAAGCTGTGGACCCGTGATGGACGGCTGCTCAACACGCTGCGGGGTCATGACGCGGCCATTTGGGGGATGGCGTTCAGCCCCGATGGCCGGGCGATCGCCTCTGCCGGGGCCGAAAACACGGTGATTCTCTGGAAAACCCAAAGTGATTTTCAGCAGCGCTTCTATGGCCTGACGGGCTCCACGCGCAAGCTGCTCTTCAGTCCTGACGGTGCCTCTATTGCCTTGGTGGGCACCGACAAAACCATCAAGCTGTGGACCTCCCATGGGCGACCCCTCAAGGCTATCAGCGGCCACACGGGCTCCCTCACGAGTATTGACATCAGCCCCGATGGCCAGGAGTTCGCCAGCTCCAGCGAAGACAAAACGATTCGGCTCTGGTCCCGAGACGGCACCCCGCTCAAGACCCTGACCGGACACACCAGTACTGCCTTGAGCGTGGTGTGGCATCCCGATGGACAGTCCCTGGCCTCGAGCGACGTCGAGGGAGTCATCCTGCTGTGGAGCGCCGATGGCACCCGCCTAAAAACGCTGCGCGGCCACCGAGCATCGGTCTGGGACGTGGGCTTTAGCCCCGATGGGGAGCTGCTCGCCTCCGGGGGAAATGATTCCCTCGCGAAAATCTGGAGCCGCGAGGGACGGCTGCTGCACACGCTGGAGGGGCATCAGGCCGCCGTTTGGAAGGTTGTCTTTAGCCCGGACGGTCAGCTGTTGGCCACGGGCAGCGGCGACAAAACGGCCAAGCTGTGGACCCGAGACGGGCAGCTAGTCGCGACGCTAGCGGGCCATCAAGCCGCGATCTGGGGAATTGCCTTTAGCCCCGATGGGCAGATGATTGCCACGGCCAGCGTTGATGCCACGATCCGGCTTTGGCGGCGCGATGGCCAGCTGATCACCACCCTAGAAGGCCATCAGTCGGGGGTGCGCAGCGTGGCGTTTCATCCGACGGCCCCGATCTTGGCGTCGGCGGGCGATGACCAAACCCTGATGCTGTGGGATCTCAATCAGATTTTGTCTCTAGATCCGTTGCAGTATGCCTGTGGCTGGGTGGGCGATTTTTTGCGGACCAATCCCACTGTGGAGCCGGGCGATCGCACGCTGTGTCGAGATCTGCCGCGATCGCCCAGGACGCCGTGA
- a CDS encoding helicase C-terminal domain-containing protein produces MIEVEVHQQLRAFLREQGEPFWPHHLTMARLVARALRLGRSALLQAEPPSGGYGRYRLSYLMPVLCWPESVVIVAPEGVQQRLLMVEIPRLQQWISSPKTIRRGDRWPGDDFQGLLLMSPEAWLSDRLAAQPTIPDGIPTILDGADDLESWAHSHLTVQVQPLAWNDLMLACPEQTELIRDTRVFLTRSLFQHPSNPYGCHLVEAPEQSALEYLRTGLPAVPGGLPEVWQRFWQAFAAANSLLWATVDRRAGQFTIQASPVELAPTLRGVWERQPVVVIGGALDLEAEAPIYRQRLGLGELTCIKFAPDRQTELIQLYLPESVPMPNTPEYQGAVVRELRSLLSASAAAPGPAVVLVGDVPLKAQLGSLLAAEFGSRVQVERTCLDEKGILVTGWEFWRQHQSVLPAPSLLAIAALPLPSLEHPLVAGRVTYYKQQRQDWFRLYLLPEALAALQRAIAPVRERQGVVALLDSRVIHRTYGQQVMTALSPLARINYLDPTLFTQP; encoded by the coding sequence GTGATTGAGGTAGAAGTTCATCAGCAATTGCGGGCTTTCCTGCGGGAACAGGGAGAGCCGTTTTGGCCCCATCACTTGACGATGGCTCGGCTGGTGGCGCGGGCACTGCGGCTTGGACGGAGTGCGCTGCTACAGGCGGAGCCGCCATCGGGGGGCTACGGTCGCTATCGCCTGAGCTATCTGATGCCGGTGCTGTGCTGGCCGGAGTCGGTGGTCATTGTGGCGCCAGAAGGGGTGCAGCAGCGGCTGCTGATGGTGGAGATCCCGCGGCTGCAGCAGTGGATCTCGAGCCCCAAGACGATCCGGCGGGGCGATCGCTGGCCAGGGGACGATTTTCAGGGACTGCTGCTGATGTCGCCGGAGGCGTGGCTGAGCGATCGCCTCGCCGCGCAGCCGACGATTCCAGACGGGATTCCGACGATTCTCGACGGGGCCGATGACCTAGAATCCTGGGCCCACAGCCATTTGACGGTGCAGGTCCAGCCCTTGGCCTGGAATGATTTGATGCTGGCCTGTCCGGAGCAGACGGAGCTGATTCGCGATACGCGGGTCTTTTTGACGCGATCGCTATTTCAGCACCCGAGCAATCCCTACGGCTGCCACCTGGTCGAGGCCCCCGAGCAGTCGGCGCTGGAGTACCTGCGCACCGGGCTGCCAGCGGTGCCGGGCGGGCTGCCCGAGGTTTGGCAGCGCTTTTGGCAGGCTTTCGCGGCGGCGAATTCGCTGCTGTGGGCAACGGTAGACCGACGCGCGGGGCAGTTTACGATCCAGGCCAGCCCGGTGGAGCTGGCGCCGACCCTGCGGGGGGTCTGGGAGCGCCAGCCGGTGGTGGTGATTGGCGGGGCGCTGGACCTGGAAGCCGAAGCGCCCATCTATCGCCAGCGCCTGGGCCTGGGCGAGCTGACGTGCATCAAGTTTGCGCCCGATCGCCAGACGGAGCTGATCCAGCTGTATTTGCCGGAGTCTGTGCCGATGCCCAACACGCCGGAGTACCAGGGGGCGGTGGTGCGCGAGCTGCGATCGCTCCTGAGCGCTAGCGCCGCGGCGCCCGGTCCGGCGGTGGTCCTGGTGGGCGATGTGCCCCTCAAGGCTCAGCTGGGGTCGCTGCTGGCCGCCGAGTTTGGGTCGCGGGTGCAGGTGGAGCGCACCTGCCTAGACGAAAAAGGAATTTTGGTGACGGGGTGGGAGTTTTGGCGTCAGCACCAGAGCGTCTTGCCAGCGCCGTCGCTGCTGGCGATCGCCGCTTTGCCCTTGCCCTCCCTGGAGCATCCCTTGGTGGCGGGCCGAGTCACCTACTACAAGCAGCAGCGCCAGGACTGGTTTCGGCTGTATCTGCTGCCCGAGGCCCTAGCAGCGCTCCAGCGGGCGATCGCCCCGGTGCGCGAGCGCCAGGGCGTCGTGGCCCTCCTCGACAGCCGCGTCATTCACCGCACCTACGGCCAGCAGGTAATGACCGCCCTCAGTCCCCTGGCGCGGATCAACTACCTCGACCCAACCCTGTTCACCCAGCCCTAG
- a CDS encoding pentapeptide repeat-containing protein: MNITELLDRYAAGERNFTALELREANLSQVNLSGADLRDINLSIANLSGANLNRANLQRAKLNVARLSSANLSGACLNEAVLNVANLIRADLSEAQLVRAQLIRAELIRANLSEANLLEADLTEADLREAQLRLANLNGANLSGANVQGASLAAAHLEQAMLHGANLNRASLRAANLRGAELRHANLGRANLSGANLSGANLRWVDLSGADLRWADLSDAKLSGANLIGANLSHANLLNTSFVHADLTQATLIDADWIGADLSGAILTGAKLYGVSRFGLKTDGMTCEWVDLSDKGDSSHIHHLNIESARQFFNAVPPTIELEVDAALGYAENFALSEAYQRLTERYPQLGQPPSVEVCRRRTVLKFRAKSDEHLLLLAYAFIMPFKDGGATHRNIEMMLTMMQETVANRPKERAHLQMMEYLLGEMVAAFEGVEMPARVSELEFFRVPTRVSITNSSDQQLLVHRHPDFGRRLISPQGVVEEVLVTARSTPMGQMPSANTVREFLQGFYYQEHGTSTHQR; this comes from the coding sequence ATGAACATCACGGAACTCTTGGATCGGTACGCGGCGGGAGAACGAAACTTTACCGCCCTAGAGCTTCGCGAGGCCAATTTGAGCCAGGTCAATCTCAGCGGCGCCGACCTGAGAGACATCAACCTCAGCATTGCCAACCTCAGCGGCGCCAACCTCAATCGGGCCAACCTCCAGCGGGCCAAGCTCAACGTCGCCCGCCTGAGCAGCGCCAACCTCAGCGGCGCCTGCCTCAACGAAGCCGTCCTCAACGTCGCCAACCTGATTCGAGCAGACCTCAGCGAGGCGCAGCTGGTGCGCGCTCAGCTAATTCGGGCCGAGCTCATCCGGGCCAACCTCTCCGAGGCCAACCTGCTAGAAGCCGATCTCACCGAGGCTGACCTGCGCGAAGCCCAGCTGCGCCTCGCCAACCTCAACGGCGCCAACCTCAGCGGCGCCAACGTTCAAGGGGCCTCCCTAGCCGCAGCCCACCTCGAGCAGGCGATGCTCCACGGCGCCAACCTCAACCGGGCCAGCCTGCGGGCTGCCAACCTGCGGGGCGCCGAGCTGCGCCACGCCAACCTGGGCCGTGCCAACCTCAGCGGCGCCAACCTCAGCGGCGCCAACCTGCGCTGGGTGGACCTCAGCGGCGCTGACCTGCGCTGGGCAGACCTCAGCGACGCCAAACTCAGCGGGGCCAATCTCATTGGGGCGAACCTCAGCCACGCCAATCTGCTCAACACCAGCTTTGTTCACGCGGACCTGACCCAAGCCACGCTGATCGATGCGGACTGGATCGGGGCGGATCTGAGCGGCGCTATTCTCACAGGGGCCAAGCTCTACGGGGTGTCCCGCTTTGGCCTGAAGACCGACGGCATGACCTGCGAGTGGGTCGATTTGAGCGATAAGGGCGACAGCAGCCACATTCACCACCTCAATATCGAATCGGCCCGCCAATTTTTTAATGCGGTGCCGCCCACCATCGAGCTGGAGGTAGATGCGGCGCTGGGCTATGCCGAGAACTTCGCGCTATCGGAGGCCTACCAGCGCCTGACCGAGCGCTATCCCCAGCTGGGGCAGCCTCCCAGCGTGGAGGTGTGCCGGCGCCGCACGGTGCTCAAGTTTCGGGCCAAGAGCGATGAGCATTTGCTGCTGCTGGCCTATGCCTTCATCATGCCTTTCAAGGATGGGGGAGCCACCCATCGCAATATCGAGATGATGCTGACGATGATGCAGGAGACGGTGGCCAACCGGCCCAAGGAGCGGGCTCACTTGCAGATGATGGAGTATCTGCTGGGGGAGATGGTGGCCGCCTTTGAGGGGGTGGAGATGCCGGCGCGGGTGTCGGAGCTGGAGTTTTTCCGGGTGCCGACGCGGGTGTCGATTACCAATTCCAGCGATCAGCAGCTGTTGGTGCATCGGCACCCGGATTTTGGCCGTCGCTTGATTTCGCCCCAGGGGGTGGTGGAGGAGGTGCTGGTGACGGCGCGATCGACGCCGATGGGCCAAATGCCTTCTGCTAATACGGTGCGGGAATTTTTGCAGGGGTTCTATTACCAGGAGCACGGGACAAGTACGCATCAGCGCTGA
- a CDS encoding pentapeptide repeat-containing protein: MKAEELLKRYGAGERNFGGMDLREANLSRANLSHIDLSGADLSVANLSGANLSGADLRGARLNVAKLSGANLSGANLSSCILNVANLVRADLTGANLNQAALIRAELMRADLKQATLDSADLGGAQLQEAQLHQANFSRANLSEVNFHRATLADAVFDQANLRGADLNRANATRANFRNAELRLANLSEILLIGADLHGANLRWANLTGARLRGADLTEAKLSGAAIVGADLRNVNLTHASLIHADLSRANLIGTDWIGAELTGATLTGAKLHGVSRYGLKVEDLTCEWVDLSPQGDNSQIQYLSQEDCRQFFNETLPTVQITVDAPLDPDAAVSLAVIYRQIARRSPVMAHPPSIQVGPRRTVILFQVASNVQLFATAYSAILPFEDAAVTQTNLLEMVRSLQDGSAESNTKTPPETFSEVLHQLAAQIDGVTILDNLPRLAQRGAFFQTPTQTMLINSSNQRLTVYHHPAFGKRFMSEVEASPNPTASPLPTPPPQKAAPFLLPPLSVTADFVRHFHDL, translated from the coding sequence ATGAAAGCTGAAGAACTTCTGAAGCGATACGGGGCTGGTGAGCGGAATTTTGGGGGCATGGACCTGCGGGAAGCCAACCTCAGCCGCGCCAACCTCAGCCATATCGACCTCAGCGGTGCCGACCTCAGCGTAGCCAATCTCAGCGGCGCGAATCTCAGCGGCGCGGACCTGCGAGGAGCACGCCTCAACGTCGCCAAGCTCAGCGGCGCCAACCTCAGCGGCGCCAACCTCAGCAGCTGCATCCTGAATGTCGCCAACCTCGTGCGGGCCGACCTCACCGGAGCTAACCTCAACCAAGCCGCCCTGATCCGCGCCGAGCTCATGCGAGCCGACCTCAAGCAGGCCACCCTCGACAGCGCCGATCTGGGGGGCGCCCAGCTCCAGGAAGCCCAGCTCCATCAGGCCAACTTCAGCCGCGCCAACCTGAGCGAAGTCAACTTTCACCGGGCGACCCTGGCCGATGCGGTCTTCGACCAGGCCAACCTGCGCGGGGCAGACCTCAACCGCGCCAATGCCACCCGCGCCAACTTCCGAAATGCGGAGCTGCGGCTGGCCAACCTGAGCGAAATCCTGCTGATCGGCGCCGATCTCCACGGGGCCAACCTGCGCTGGGCCAATCTCACCGGGGCGCGCCTGCGGGGGGCGGACCTGACGGAGGCCAAGCTCAGCGGCGCCGCCATTGTGGGGGCCGACCTGCGCAATGTGAACTTGACCCACGCCAGCTTGATCCACGCTGATTTGTCCCGGGCGAACCTGATCGGGACGGACTGGATCGGGGCGGAGCTGACCGGGGCGACCCTGACGGGGGCCAAGCTCCATGGGGTGTCTCGCTATGGGCTCAAAGTCGAAGATTTGACCTGTGAGTGGGTCGATCTGAGCCCCCAGGGGGACAACAGCCAGATTCAATACCTCTCTCAGGAAGACTGCCGACAGTTTTTTAACGAAACGCTGCCGACGGTGCAAATCACGGTGGATGCGCCCCTCGATCCCGATGCGGCGGTATCCCTGGCGGTGATCTATCGGCAAATCGCCCGGCGATCGCCCGTGATGGCCCATCCGCCCAGCATCCAGGTGGGCCCCCGGCGAACGGTGATCTTGTTTCAAGTCGCCAGCAACGTGCAGCTGTTTGCGACCGCCTACAGCGCGATTTTGCCCTTTGAGGACGCGGCGGTCACCCAGACAAATCTTCTGGAAATGGTGCGATCGCTCCAGGACGGCAGTGCAGAAAGCAACACCAAAACTCCCCCCGAAACCTTCAGCGAAGTTCTGCACCAGCTCGCCGCCCAAATCGACGGCGTGACCATCCTCGACAACCTGCCGCGCCTCGCCCAGCGGGGTGCCTTCTTCCAGACGCCCACCCAAACCATGCTGATCAACTCCAGCAACCAGCGCCTCACGGTCTACCACCATCCGGCCTTTGGCAAGCGCTTTATGAGCGAGGTCGAGGCCTCCCCGAACCCGACCGCCTCCCCCCTGCCGACGCCCCCACCCCAAAAAGCCGCTCCCTTTTTGCTGCCGCCCCTCAGCGTGACAGCCGACTTTGTGCGGCACTTCCACGACTTGTGA
- a CDS encoding prephenate/arogenate dehydrogenase, translating into MKVGIVGLGLIGGSLGLDLRALGHWVVGSSRRPETGDRALELGVVDEASPDLAIMAQAEVVFLCTPIEAIAPAVAALRPHLRPETILTDVGSVKAPIVEAIAPLWPNFIGGHPMAGTEFSGVEAAQRRLFEGRPYVLTPTATTPPTACETVAAIARSLQAEVYECAPDIHDRAVAWISHLPVMVSGSLIAACEGERDPLVHKMAQCFASSGFRDTSRVGGGNPELGLMMARYNQAALVRSLRAYRDRLDQVIHLIEDEQWDALHEQLQAQQQARPAYLK; encoded by the coding sequence ATGAAAGTTGGAATTGTCGGCCTAGGGCTCATTGGGGGATCGCTGGGGCTAGACCTGCGGGCTTTGGGCCACTGGGTGGTGGGATCGAGTCGGCGGCCCGAGACGGGCGATCGCGCTCTAGAGCTGGGCGTGGTGGATGAAGCGAGTCCGGACTTGGCCATTATGGCCCAAGCGGAGGTGGTGTTTTTGTGTACGCCCATTGAGGCGATCGCCCCTGCCGTAGCGGCGCTGCGTCCTCATTTGCGTCCTGAAACTATTTTGACGGATGTTGGCTCAGTGAAGGCGCCCATTGTGGAAGCGATCGCGCCTCTGTGGCCCAATTTTATTGGCGGTCACCCCATGGCGGGTACCGAATTTAGCGGCGTCGAGGCGGCCCAGCGGCGTCTGTTTGAGGGCCGGCCCTACGTGCTGACGCCCACCGCTACGACCCCTCCGACCGCCTGCGAAACCGTGGCGGCGATCGCCCGCTCTCTCCAGGCGGAGGTCTACGAGTGCGCCCCCGATATTCACGATCGGGCCGTGGCCTGGATTTCGCACCTGCCGGTCATGGTCAGCGGCAGCCTGATCGCCGCCTGCGAAGGCGAGCGCGATCCTCTGGTTCACAAAATGGCCCAGTGCTTTGCTAGCTCGGGCTTTCGGGACACGAGCCGAGTCGGCGGCGGCAACCCTGAGCTGGGGCTAATGATGGCACGCTATAACCAAGCGGCCTTGGTGCGATCGCTCCGGGCCTACCGCGATCGCCTCGACCAGGTGATTCATCTGATCGAGGACGAACAGTGGGACGCCCTGCACGAGCAGCTCCAGGCCCAGCAGCAGGCCCGGCCCGCCTACCTGAAGTGA
- a CDS encoding HPP family protein, which yields MREVLERSFAKSAQRHPLTRRTRFYLTKMRGGRGRPPKLRFRYIFWSWLGAFIGITATSYPSAWVGAPLLIAPFGATCVLIFGAPDSPLAQPRNVIGGHCLATLISLTLLHTFGAEWWVMALAVATSIGIMQITSTLHPPAGATPLVVLMSKASWSFLWMPVLPGAIILVSCAVLFNNLARDRVYPKYWF from the coding sequence GTGCGAGAAGTGCTGGAGCGCAGTTTCGCCAAATCTGCCCAGCGTCATCCTCTGACTCGCCGCACTCGCTTCTATCTCACCAAAATGCGCGGCGGCCGGGGGCGTCCCCCAAAGCTGCGTTTTCGCTATATTTTCTGGTCCTGGCTGGGGGCCTTCATCGGCATCACCGCCACCAGCTACCCCTCGGCCTGGGTCGGTGCCCCCCTGCTGATCGCGCCCTTTGGTGCGACCTGCGTCCTGATTTTTGGGGCACCGGACAGTCCCCTGGCTCAGCCCCGCAACGTGATCGGGGGCCACTGTTTGGCCACCTTGATCAGCTTGACCCTGCTGCACACCTTCGGGGCTGAGTGGTGGGTGATGGCGCTGGCCGTGGCGACCTCCATCGGCATCATGCAGATCACCAGCACGCTCCATCCGCCTGCCGGGGCGACGCCCCTGGTGGTGCTGATGTCCAAGGCGTCCTGGAGCTTCCTGTGGATGCCGGTGCTGCCGGGAGCGATCATCCTGGTGAGCTGCGCGGTCCTGTTCAATAACCTGGCGCGAGATCGGGTCTATCCCAAGTACTGGTTCTAG
- a CDS encoding PhoH family protein, protein MVASSTIQLPSVESALALAGYQEENLKVLARQTGATVVLRGQDLLISGTEKQIERCSDLVRALGDLWTRGKAVSTVDILTAQHALNTDRTEELQALREDVLVRTRRGEEIRAKTFRQRQYIQAIRSHDLTFCIGPAGTGKTFLAAMLAVQALLSNQFERLILTRPAVEAGERLGFLPGDLQQKINPYLRPLYDALYELIDPEKIPSLMERGVIEVAPLAYMRGRTLNNAFVILDEAQNTTPAQMKMVLTRLGFRSRMVVTGDVTQTDLPSNQASGLAVAQRILQNVDGIAFCHLTQADVVRHPLVQRIVAAYETYEKNA, encoded by the coding sequence ATGGTAGCGTCATCCACGATTCAGCTTCCCAGCGTTGAAAGCGCCCTCGCCCTCGCCGGTTATCAAGAAGAAAATCTCAAAGTGCTGGCCCGCCAAACCGGAGCCACTGTGGTTTTGCGAGGCCAAGACCTCCTGATCTCCGGGACCGAAAAGCAAATCGAGCGCTGTAGCGATCTCGTTCGTGCCCTGGGCGACCTGTGGACAAGGGGCAAGGCTGTCAGCACCGTGGACATCTTGACGGCCCAGCACGCCCTCAACACCGATCGCACCGAAGAGCTCCAGGCCCTGCGCGAAGACGTGCTGGTGCGCACCCGGCGGGGCGAAGAGATTCGGGCCAAGACCTTTCGTCAGCGCCAGTATATCCAGGCCATTCGGTCCCACGACCTCACCTTCTGCATTGGTCCGGCGGGCACCGGCAAGACCTTTTTGGCAGCGATGCTGGCAGTCCAGGCGCTGCTTTCCAACCAGTTCGAGCGGCTGATTTTGACCCGTCCCGCCGTCGAAGCGGGGGAGCGTTTGGGATTCTTGCCCGGTGACCTCCAGCAAAAAATCAATCCCTATTTGCGGCCGCTCTACGATGCGCTGTACGAGCTGATCGACCCCGAAAAGATCCCGAGCCTGATGGAGCGCGGGGTGATCGAGGTCGCGCCCCTGGCCTACATGCGCGGCCGCACCCTCAACAACGCCTTTGTCATCCTGGATGAGGCCCAAAACACAACGCCCGCCCAGATGAAAATGGTGCTGACGCGTTTGGGCTTCCGGTCGCGCATGGTGGTGACGGGGGACGTCACCCAGACGGACCTGCCGAGCAATCAGGCCTCCGGGTTAGCAGTGGCTCAGCGCATTTTACAAAATGTTGACGGCATTGCCTTTTGTCATCTGACCCAGGCGGACGTGGTGCGCCACCCGCTGGTGCAGCGCATCGTGGCGGCCTACGAGACTTACGAGAAAAACGCTTAG